A stretch of the Streptomyces sp. NBC_01428 genome encodes the following:
- a CDS encoding amidohydrolase translates to MSESTAPSVTVLLRGGEVHSPADPFATAMVVERGQVAWVGSEGAADAFAAGVDEVVDLEGALVTPAFTDAHVHTTATGLALTGLDLSDAPSLDAALARVREFAAARPADRVLLGHGWDAARWPGGRPPTRAELDEAAGGRPLYLSRIDVHSAVATTALLDLVGGVTASTGHTPDGPLTGDAHHVVRAAALGAIGGVQRAEAQRAALAHAASLGIGSVHECGGPEISSEDDFTGLLRLAAEAPGPRVVGYWAERDVDKVRALGAAGAAGDLFVDGSLGSHTACLHQPYLDGNHTGVAHLDTDAVAAHVVACTEAGLQAGFHAIGDAAVASVVDGVRAAAEKVGLARVRAARHRIEHAEMLTPETVAGFAELGLTASVQPAFDALWGGEDGMYAQRLGAERARTLNPFASLLRAGVPLAFGSDSPVTPLDPWGTVRAAAFHRTPEHRVSVRAAFTAHTRGGWRAVGRDDAGVLVPGAPADYAVWRTAELVVQAPDDRVARWSTDPRSGTPGLPDLTPGNDLPVCLRTVVGGRTVFVRPNE, encoded by the coding sequence ATGAGTGAGAGCACCGCCCCGTCGGTCACCGTGCTGCTGCGCGGTGGAGAAGTCCACAGTCCCGCAGACCCCTTCGCCACCGCCATGGTCGTCGAGCGCGGCCAAGTCGCCTGGGTCGGCTCGGAGGGAGCCGCCGACGCCTTCGCCGCCGGGGTCGACGAGGTCGTGGACCTGGAAGGCGCCCTGGTGACCCCGGCGTTCACGGACGCCCACGTGCACACGACCGCCACCGGTCTCGCGCTCACCGGCCTCGACCTGTCGGACGCGCCGTCCCTCGACGCCGCGCTCGCCCGGGTCCGCGAGTTCGCCGCGGCACGTCCCGCCGACCGGGTGCTGCTCGGCCACGGCTGGGACGCGGCCCGCTGGCCCGGCGGCCGGCCCCCGACCCGCGCCGAACTCGACGAGGCCGCCGGCGGACGACCGCTCTACCTCTCCCGCATCGACGTGCACTCCGCCGTCGCCACCACCGCGCTCCTGGACCTGGTCGGCGGCGTCACGGCGAGCACCGGACACACGCCGGACGGCCCGCTGACCGGCGACGCCCACCACGTGGTGCGTGCCGCAGCCCTCGGCGCGATCGGCGGCGTCCAGCGCGCCGAGGCCCAGCGGGCCGCCCTCGCCCACGCCGCCTCGCTCGGCATCGGTTCCGTGCACGAGTGCGGCGGCCCCGAGATCTCCTCCGAGGACGACTTCACCGGCCTGCTGCGGCTCGCCGCCGAGGCGCCCGGCCCGCGCGTCGTCGGCTACTGGGCCGAGCGCGACGTCGACAAGGTGCGGGCCCTCGGCGCGGCCGGCGCGGCCGGCGACCTCTTCGTGGACGGCTCCCTCGGATCGCACACCGCCTGTCTGCACCAGCCCTACCTCGACGGGAACCACACCGGCGTCGCCCACCTCGACACGGACGCCGTCGCCGCGCACGTCGTGGCCTGCACCGAGGCGGGCCTCCAGGCGGGCTTCCACGCCATCGGGGACGCCGCCGTGGCCTCCGTGGTCGACGGCGTCCGCGCCGCCGCGGAGAAGGTCGGCCTGGCCCGCGTCCGCGCCGCACGGCACCGGATCGAACACGCCGAGATGCTCACCCCGGAGACCGTCGCGGGCTTCGCCGAACTGGGCCTCACCGCCTCCGTCCAGCCCGCCTTCGACGCGCTCTGGGGCGGCGAGGACGGCATGTACGCCCAGCGACTCGGCGCCGAACGCGCCCGCACACTCAACCCCTTCGCCTCCCTGCTCCGCGCCGGCGTACCGCTGGCCTTCGGCTCCGACAGCCCCGTCACCCCGCTCGACCCGTGGGGCACCGTCCGGGCCGCGGCCTTCCACCGCACCCCCGAGCACCGGGTTTCGGTCCGCGCCGCCTTCACGGCCCACACCCGGGGCGGCTGGCGGGCCGTCGGACGTGACGACGCCGGCGTGCTGGTGCCGGGCGCGCCCGCCGACTACGCCGTGTGGCGCACCGCCGAGCTGGTCGTGCAGGCCCCCGACGACCGGGTCGCGCGCTGGTCCACCGACCCGCGTTCGGGCACCCCGGGACTGCCCGATCTGACCCCCGGGAACGACCTGCCCGTCTGTCTGCGCACCGTGGTCGGCGGACGGACGGTATTCGTACGGCCTAACGAGTGA
- a CDS encoding polyprenol monophosphomannose synthase: protein MNDGDGTLAAEAQGRRFGPLGTALVIIPTYNEAENIKKIVSRVRAAVPEAHVLVADDNSPDGTGKLADELAAGDENVQVLHRKGKEGLGAAYLAGFRWGIEHDYGVLIEMDADGSHQPEELPRLLTALKGADLVLGSRWVPGGRVVNWPKSREFISRGGSLYSRVLLDVPIRDVTGGYRAFRRETLEGLGLGEVASQGYCFQVDLARRAVKAGYHVVEVPITFVERELGDSKMSRDILVEALWRVTTWGVGERVGRITGRKQP from the coding sequence GTGAACGACGGCGACGGGACCCTCGCGGCGGAAGCCCAGGGGAGGCGGTTCGGCCCGCTCGGCACGGCCTTGGTGATCATTCCGACCTACAACGAGGCGGAGAACATCAAGAAGATCGTCAGCCGGGTGCGAGCGGCCGTGCCCGAGGCGCACGTGCTGGTGGCGGACGACAACAGCCCCGACGGCACCGGCAAACTGGCCGACGAACTGGCCGCCGGGGACGAGAACGTCCAGGTGCTGCACCGCAAGGGCAAGGAGGGCCTCGGCGCCGCCTACCTCGCGGGCTTCCGCTGGGGCATCGAGCACGACTACGGCGTGCTCATCGAGATGGACGCCGACGGCTCCCACCAGCCCGAGGAGCTTCCCCGCCTGCTGACCGCCCTCAAGGGTGCCGACCTGGTGCTCGGCTCGCGCTGGGTGCCGGGCGGGCGCGTCGTGAACTGGCCGAAGTCCCGTGAGTTCATCTCGCGCGGCGGCAGCCTCTACTCCCGCGTCCTGCTCGACGTACCGATCCGCGACGTGACGGGCGGCTACCGAGCCTTCCGCCGGGAGACGCTCGAAGGACTCGGCCTCGGTGAGGTCGCCTCCCAGGGCTACTGCTTCCAGGTCGACCTGGCCCGCCGGGCGGTGAAGGCCGGCTATCACGTCGTCGAGGTCCCCATCACCTTCGTGGAGCGGGAACTCGGGGACTCCAAGATGAGCCGCGACATCCTGGTGGAGGCGTTGTGGCGCGTCACCACGTGGGGTGTGGGCGAGCGCGTCGGACGGATCACGGGCCGCAAGCAGCCCTGA
- the fxsA gene encoding FxsA family membrane protein produces the protein MTTGAPTPTRSARPRRSRLRTFLPLGVAVWLVLEIWLLVMVARATSGFLVFLLLVGGIVLGSVVIKRAGRRAFRNLSQTLQQQQSGVAPTTEGGGGNGMMMLGGLLLMIPGLISDAFGLLVLIPPVQKLLSRYAQRALDRTMGAAPAGTVGDAFQQARMHRPDGKVVQGEVIHHDEPREPGEQYPPLNR, from the coding sequence ATGACGACTGGCGCTCCGACCCCCACCCGCTCCGCACGACCGCGGCGCTCGCGGCTGCGTACGTTCCTGCCGCTCGGCGTCGCGGTGTGGCTGGTGCTGGAGATCTGGCTGCTGGTGATGGTCGCCCGGGCGACCAGCGGCTTCCTCGTGTTCCTGCTGCTGGTCGGCGGCATCGTGCTCGGATCCGTGGTGATCAAGCGGGCCGGCCGCCGCGCCTTCCGGAACCTCAGCCAGACCCTGCAACAGCAGCAGAGCGGTGTCGCGCCCACGACCGAGGGCGGCGGGGGCAACGGCATGATGATGCTCGGCGGCCTGCTCCTGATGATCCCGGGGCTGATCTCCGACGCGTTCGGCCTCCTCGTGCTGATCCCGCCGGTCCAGAAGCTCCTCAGCCGGTACGCGCAGCGCGCTCTCGACCGCACGATGGGCGCGGCCCCGGCCGGCACGGTGGGTGACGCCTTCCAGCAGGCCCGGATGCACCGCCCCGACGGCAAGGTGGTCCAGGGCGAGGTCATCCACCACGACGAGCCGCGCGAGCCCGGCGAGCAGTACCCGCCGCTGAACCGCTAG
- a CDS encoding RNA polymerase-binding protein RbpA yields MSERALRGTRLVVTSYETDRGIDLAPRQAVEYACEKGHRFEMPFSVEAEIPAEWECKVCGAQALLVDGDGPEEKKAKPARTHWDMLMERRTREELEEVLEERLAVLRSGAMNIAVHPRDSRKSA; encoded by the coding sequence ATGAGTGAGCGAGCTCTTCGCGGCACACGCCTCGTAGTGACCAGCTATGAGACGGACCGCGGCATCGACCTGGCTCCGCGCCAGGCCGTGGAGTACGCATGCGAGAAGGGACATCGTTTTGAGATGCCCTTCTCGGTGGAGGCCGAAATTCCGGCGGAGTGGGAGTGCAAGGTCTGCGGGGCCCAGGCACTCCTGGTCGACGGCGACGGCCCTGAGGAAAAGAAGGCCAAGCCCGCGCGTACGCACTGGGACATGCTGATGGAGCGGCGCACTCGCGAGGAGCTCGAAGAGGTCCTCGAGGAGCGCCTGGCCGTTCTGCGTTCCGGCGCGATGAACATCGCGGTGCATCCGCGCGACAGCCGCAAGTCCGCCTGA
- a CDS encoding MFS transporter — protein MSTDTVRAGAAGEAVERRREQHGWYFYDWACSVYSTSVLTVFLGPYLTAVAKHAADADGFVHPLGIPVRAGSFFAYAVSASVIVSIFVMPLAGAAADRSGRKKPLLAAAAYLGAAATTGMFFLDGDRYLLGGLLLIVANASLAVSMVLYNSYLPQIAPPEERDAVSSRGWAFGYAAGSLVLIANLVLFTAHDSFGVSESTAVRICLASAGVWWGAFTLVPLKRLRDRRAPAASTGQPSAHGWRQLAATVRDMRGKPLTLSFLLAYLIYNDGIQTVISQASVYGSEELGLSQSTLIVAVLLVQVLAVGGALGMGRLARTYGAKRTILGSLVAWTLTLGAGYFLPAGAPVWFFVLASAIGLVLGGSQALSRSLFSHLVPRGKEAEYFSAYEMSDRGMSWLGPLLFGLTYQLTGSYRDAIISLVAFFVIGFVLLARVQVRQAVRDAGNPVPERI, from the coding sequence GTGAGCACGGACACCGTGCGGGCGGGGGCGGCCGGGGAGGCCGTCGAACGCCGACGCGAACAACACGGCTGGTACTTCTACGACTGGGCGTGCTCCGTCTACTCGACGAGCGTGCTGACCGTGTTCCTCGGCCCCTATCTGACAGCGGTGGCCAAGCACGCGGCGGACGCGGACGGATTCGTGCATCCCCTGGGGATCCCGGTCCGCGCCGGTTCCTTCTTCGCCTACGCGGTCTCCGCGTCCGTCATCGTGTCGATCTTCGTGATGCCGCTCGCGGGGGCGGCCGCCGACCGCAGCGGCCGCAAGAAGCCCCTGCTCGCGGCGGCGGCCTACCTGGGCGCCGCGGCCACCACGGGCATGTTCTTCCTGGACGGCGACCGCTACCTGCTGGGCGGCCTGCTGCTGATCGTCGCGAACGCCTCGCTGGCCGTGTCGATGGTCCTCTACAACTCCTACCTGCCGCAGATCGCCCCGCCGGAGGAGCGCGACGCCGTCTCGTCCCGCGGCTGGGCCTTCGGGTACGCGGCGGGCTCACTGGTCCTGATCGCGAACCTCGTCCTGTTCACGGCCCACGACAGCTTCGGCGTCTCCGAGTCGACGGCCGTCCGCATCTGCCTGGCCTCGGCCGGCGTCTGGTGGGGCGCCTTCACCCTCGTCCCGCTGAAACGGCTGCGGGACCGCCGAGCGCCGGCCGCGTCGACCGGACAGCCGTCCGCGCACGGATGGCGGCAGCTGGCGGCCACGGTGCGCGACATGCGCGGCAAGCCGCTGACCCTGTCGTTCCTGCTCGCCTATCTCATCTACAACGACGGCATCCAGACGGTCATCTCGCAGGCCTCGGTCTACGGCTCCGAGGAACTCGGCCTCAGCCAGTCGACGCTGATCGTGGCCGTCCTGCTGGTGCAGGTGCTCGCCGTGGGAGGCGCCCTGGGCATGGGCCGGCTCGCCCGCACGTACGGCGCGAAACGCACCATCCTCGGCTCGCTCGTCGCCTGGACGCTCACGCTCGGCGCCGGATACTTCCTGCCCGCCGGCGCGCCCGTGTGGTTCTTCGTCCTCGCGTCCGCCATCGGTCTCGTCCTGGGCGGCAGCCAGGCCCTCTCCCGCTCCCTGTTCTCGCACCTGGTGCCGCGGGGCAAGGAGGCCGAGTACTTCTCCGCGTACGAGATGAGCGACCGCGGAATGAGCTGGCTCGGCCCGCTGCTGTTCGGGTTGACGTACCAGCTGACGGGGAGCTACCGGGACGCGATCATCTCGCTCGTGGCCTTCTTCGTCATCGGCTTCGTGCTGCTCGCGAGGGTTCAGGTGCGGCAGGCGGTCCGCGACGCGGGCAATCCCGTACCCGAGAGGATTTAG
- a CDS encoding glycerophosphodiester phosphodiesterase: MSTRIRHPYLDHPGPIPFAHRGGSADGLENTLTQFRRAVDAGYRYIETDVHATADGRLVAFHDVTLDRVTDGAGRISDLPWEDVRHARVAGSEPVPLFEELLETFPEVRWNVDVKAEPALLPLLDLIGRADAWDRVCVGSFSEARVVRAQHLAGPRLATSFGTRGVLNLRLRSWGVPAAVRRSAIAAQVPEAQSGVPVVDRRFVRAAHARGLQVHVWTVNEPQRMHRLLDLGVDGIMTDHIDTLRKVLEDRGSWF, translated from the coding sequence GTGAGCACGCGCATACGCCACCCGTACCTCGACCACCCCGGCCCGATCCCCTTCGCCCACCGGGGAGGTTCGGCGGACGGTCTGGAGAACACGCTGACCCAGTTCCGGCGGGCGGTGGACGCCGGGTACCGCTACATCGAGACCGACGTGCACGCGACGGCGGACGGCAGGCTGGTCGCCTTCCACGACGTGACCCTCGACCGGGTCACGGACGGCGCGGGCCGGATCTCCGACCTCCCCTGGGAGGACGTGCGCCACGCGCGCGTGGCGGGCAGCGAACCGGTGCCCCTCTTCGAGGAACTGCTCGAGACGTTCCCCGAGGTGCGCTGGAACGTCGACGTGAAGGCCGAACCGGCCCTCCTGCCGCTGCTGGACCTGATCGGCCGCGCGGACGCCTGGGACCGGGTCTGCGTCGGCTCGTTCTCCGAGGCCCGCGTCGTCCGCGCCCAGCACCTGGCGGGCCCCCGGCTCGCGACCTCCTTCGGCACCCGGGGGGTACTGAACCTGCGGCTGCGCTCATGGGGCGTCCCGGCCGCGGTCCGCCGCTCGGCGATCGCGGCACAGGTACCCGAGGCCCAGTCCGGTGTGCCCGTCGTCGACCGCCGCTTCGTGCGCGCCGCCCACGCGCGCGGGCTCCAGGTGCACGTCTGGACCGTGAACGAACCGCAACGCATGCACCGGCTCCTGGACCTGGGGGTCGATGGCATCATGACCGATCACATCGACACACTGCGCAAGGTCCTGGAAGACCGGGGCAGCTGGTTCTGA
- the yczE gene encoding membrane protein YczE, protein MTARSESAPVPDSAPGPAVSSGPRRLPRRLVQLYAGLALYGGSSALLVEAGLGLEPWNVLHQGLAELTGLTIGLVSIIVGAAVLLLWIPLRQRPGLGTVSNVFVVGIAMDGTLALLPDTHSLAVRVPLLLAGVVLNGMATGLYITAAFGPGPRDGLMTGLHRRTGRSVRLVRTVLEVAVVATGFALGGTVGVGTVLYAVAIGPLAQLFLRVFAARPAPAGSASVATGQPEGAILPG, encoded by the coding sequence ATGACCGCACGTTCCGAGTCCGCACCCGTCCCGGACTCGGCACCCGGCCCCGCCGTGTCCTCCGGCCCCCGGCGACTCCCCCGCCGTCTCGTCCAGCTCTACGCCGGCCTGGCCCTGTACGGCGGGAGTTCGGCCCTGCTCGTGGAGGCGGGGCTGGGCCTGGAGCCGTGGAACGTGCTGCACCAGGGGCTGGCCGAGCTGACCGGTCTGACGATCGGCCTGGTGTCGATCATCGTGGGCGCGGCCGTGCTGCTGCTGTGGATCCCGTTGCGCCAACGCCCCGGGCTCGGCACGGTGTCCAACGTCTTCGTGGTCGGCATCGCCATGGACGGCACACTCGCCCTCCTCCCCGACACGCACTCCCTGGCCGTACGCGTCCCGTTGCTGCTGGCGGGTGTGGTGCTGAACGGCATGGCGACCGGCCTCTACATCACGGCGGCCTTCGGTCCGGGGCCCCGGGACGGTCTGATGACGGGACTGCACCGGCGCACCGGCCGCTCGGTGCGCCTCGTCCGTACGGTCCTCGAAGTGGCCGTCGTCGCGACCGGCTTCGCACTGGGCGGCACGGTGGGCGTCGGCACGGTCCTGTACGCCGTCGCCATCGGCCCGCTCGCGCAGCTCTTCCTGCGGGTGTTCGCCGCCCGTCCGGCACCGGCCGGCAGCGCCTCCGTTGCCACCGGTCAACCGGAGGGCGCCATACTGCCCGGGTGA
- a CDS encoding SCO1417 family MocR-like transcription factor, whose protein sequence is MAQWTSAVGAAQLARLLNSQQERPAGPGTRRPPAYRALADGVRLLVLEGRVPVAARLPAERELALALSVSRTTVAAAYEALRAEGFLESRRGAGSWTAVPAGNPLPARGLEPLPPETLGSMIDLGCAALPAPEPWLTRAVQGALEELPPYAHTHGDYPAGLPALRAMLAERYTARGIPTMPEQIMVTTGAMGAMDAICHLFAGRGERIAVESPSYANILQLMREAGARLVPVAMAEGLSGWDMDRWRQVLRDAAPRLAYVVADFHNPTGALASEEQRRGLVDAARSAGTVLVVDETMSELHLDDDVEMPRPVCGFDPAGSTVITVGSASKAFWAGMRIGWVRAAPDVIRSLVAARAYADLGTPVLEQLAVNWLLSTGGWEEAVGIRRSQARENRDALVTAVRRELPGWEFSVPRGGLTLWVRTGGLSGSRLAEVGERVGVRVPSGPRFGVDGAFEGYVRLPFTVGGAVADEAAMRLAAAARLVETGVSGGDDSPRTFVA, encoded by the coding sequence ATGGCGCAGTGGACTTCGGCGGTGGGGGCCGCGCAGCTCGCCCGGCTCCTCAACTCCCAGCAGGAGCGCCCCGCGGGGCCCGGAACCCGGCGCCCGCCCGCGTACCGCGCGCTCGCCGACGGCGTCCGCCTGCTCGTGCTCGAAGGACGCGTTCCGGTCGCCGCGCGGCTGCCCGCCGAGCGTGAACTGGCGCTGGCCCTGTCCGTCAGCCGTACGACCGTCGCCGCCGCCTACGAGGCGCTGCGCGCGGAGGGCTTCCTGGAGTCCCGGCGCGGAGCCGGCAGCTGGACCGCCGTGCCCGCCGGGAACCCGCTGCCCGCCCGCGGGCTGGAACCCCTGCCGCCCGAGACTCTCGGATCGATGATCGACCTGGGCTGCGCCGCGCTGCCCGCCCCCGAGCCGTGGCTGACGCGGGCCGTGCAGGGCGCGCTGGAGGAGCTGCCGCCGTACGCGCACACGCATGGCGACTACCCCGCCGGGCTGCCCGCGCTGCGCGCCATGCTGGCCGAGCGGTACACCGCGCGCGGGATCCCGACCATGCCCGAGCAGATCATGGTGACCACCGGCGCGATGGGCGCGATGGACGCGATCTGTCATCTGTTCGCGGGCCGCGGCGAGCGCATCGCCGTCGAGTCCCCCTCCTACGCCAACATCCTCCAGCTGATGCGCGAGGCCGGGGCCCGGCTGGTGCCCGTCGCGATGGCCGAGGGGCTCTCCGGTTGGGACATGGACCGCTGGCGCCAGGTCCTGCGTGACGCGGCGCCCCGGCTCGCCTACGTGGTGGCCGACTTCCACAACCCGACCGGGGCGCTCGCGAGCGAGGAGCAGCGGCGCGGACTGGTGGACGCGGCCCGTTCGGCGGGGACCGTGCTGGTCGTCGACGAGACGATGAGCGAACTCCACCTGGACGACGATGTCGAGATGCCCCGGCCGGTGTGCGGCTTCGATCCGGCCGGTTCGACCGTGATCACCGTCGGTTCGGCGAGCAAGGCCTTCTGGGCGGGCATGCGGATCGGCTGGGTGCGGGCCGCTCCGGACGTCATCCGCTCCCTGGTCGCCGCGCGCGCGTACGCCGACCTCGGCACGCCCGTGCTGGAACAGCTGGCCGTGAACTGGCTGCTCAGCACCGGGGGCTGGGAGGAGGCGGTGGGCATTCGCCGGTCCCAGGCCCGGGAGAACCGCGACGCTCTCGTCACCGCGGTCCGCAGGGAACTGCCCGGGTGGGAGTTCTCGGTTCCGCGCGGCGGTCTGACGTTGTGGGTGCGGACGGGCGGGCTGTCCGGCTCGCGGCTCGCCGAGGTCGGCGAGCGGGTGGGCGTCCGGGTCCCCTCCGGGCCCCGCTTCGGGGTGGACGGTGCCTTCGAAGGCTATGTGCGGCTGCCCTTCACCGTGGGCGGCGCGGTCGCGGACGAGGCGGCGATGCGGCTCGCCGCGGCGGCCCGCCTCGTGGAGACGGGTGTCAGCGGGGGCGACGACAGCCCGCGCACGTTCGTCGCCTAG
- a CDS encoding ATP-binding protein codes for MARRPLPRILVNGNAQIAKSRELARTAADSATDVLHPLITVTRGLRRLAAAGRRKWAATPKDRRGPLLFLVASVILVVALVPYGPLLAVISLMAAAAWTGRERTPPPPTGPDEAQTGRLQSLYEALVPYFSAAEDPAPLYAHGGDWEKAFASYDFDDDGRVSRLLVRYPAYFTDGEPDARARIEQLLHAKSGRGREYHFEWDEEGNELTVTVLPPLPTDITAQRFVTAPGETVLGFTDPTDVQRTLPLSYGEEQRDVPPVVWRTGVRSTEPHLLVAGEPGTGTTTLLRSIALQALQYGDVVIVDGGGTGEYACLTGRDGVLAVECGTAGALGSLEWAAHETERRLIAANRALQSGHPAPDDIKNPLWILVDRPTALAHLATADGRTDPQSLLQVPLRHGRAAGVTVVVAEHFEHLDFLSDAVRQHTRARVVLGPASAGQLEMILGAPPHTTPTRDVPPGRGYARLGTGPVLRLQVPATPDPYDDATSETQRRAVLDLLPERTTPVDAEPVPSEVAGVAVAEG; via the coding sequence GTGGCTCGGCGCCCTCTCCCCCGCATCCTCGTCAACGGCAACGCACAGATCGCCAAGAGCCGGGAGCTGGCCCGGACGGCAGCCGACAGCGCCACCGACGTCCTCCATCCACTGATCACGGTCACTCGTGGACTGCGCCGGCTGGCAGCCGCCGGACGGCGCAAGTGGGCCGCCACGCCCAAGGACCGGCGCGGACCACTGCTGTTCCTGGTGGCCTCCGTGATCCTGGTGGTGGCTCTGGTGCCGTACGGACCGCTGCTCGCCGTCATCAGCCTGATGGCGGCGGCAGCCTGGACCGGCCGGGAACGCACCCCGCCGCCCCCGACCGGTCCCGACGAGGCGCAGACCGGACGCCTCCAGTCGCTCTACGAGGCCCTCGTGCCGTACTTCTCCGCGGCCGAGGACCCCGCTCCCCTCTACGCCCACGGCGGCGACTGGGAGAAGGCCTTCGCCTCGTACGACTTCGACGACGACGGCCGGGTCTCCCGTCTCCTCGTCCGCTACCCGGCGTACTTCACCGACGGCGAGCCGGACGCCCGCGCGCGGATCGAACAGCTGCTGCACGCCAAGTCGGGCCGCGGCCGCGAGTACCACTTCGAGTGGGACGAGGAGGGCAACGAACTCACGGTCACCGTCCTGCCGCCGCTGCCCACCGACATCACCGCCCAGCGCTTCGTCACCGCGCCCGGTGAGACGGTCCTCGGCTTCACCGATCCCACCGACGTCCAGCGCACGCTCCCCCTCAGCTACGGCGAGGAGCAGCGGGACGTCCCGCCGGTCGTCTGGCGCACCGGCGTCCGCTCGACGGAACCCCACCTGCTCGTCGCGGGCGAACCGGGCACCGGCACGACCACGCTTCTGCGTTCCATCGCTCTCCAGGCGCTTCAGTACGGCGATGTCGTCATCGTCGACGGCGGAGGCACCGGCGAGTACGCGTGCCTGACCGGGCGGGACGGCGTCCTGGCCGTCGAGTGCGGAACGGCCGGAGCGCTCGGCAGCCTGGAGTGGGCCGCGCACGAGACGGAGCGGCGGCTGATCGCCGCGAACCGCGCTCTCCAGTCGGGGCATCCCGCTCCGGACGACATCAAGAACCCGCTGTGGATCCTGGTCGACCGGCCGACCGCGCTGGCCCACCTGGCCACCGCCGACGGCCGCACGGACCCGCAGTCGCTGCTCCAGGTGCCCCTGCGGCACGGCCGGGCGGCCGGTGTCACGGTCGTGGTGGCCGAACACTTCGAGCACCTCGACTTCCTCAGCGACGCGGTACGGCAGCACACCCGCGCGCGCGTGGTGCTCGGACCGGCGTCCGCGGGCCAGCTGGAGATGATCCTGGGGGCGCCGCCGCACACCACGCCGACCCGCGACGTGCCGCCCGGGCGCGGCTACGCCCGACTGGGCACGGGACCCGTCCTGCGCCTCCAGGTGCCGGCCACGCCCGACCCGTACGACGACGCGACGAGCGAGACGCAACGGCGAGCGGTGCTCGACCTCCTCCCGGAGCGGACCACTCCGGTGGATGCGGAGCCGGTCCCCTCGGAGGTCGCCGGGGTCGCGGTCGCGGAGGGATAG